CAAAACCAATCATAGTAAATGGAATAAGCAAATCCATTAACAACATAAAAATCCAAAACCCCAAAACAGTATCTCCTTTATATAAATTACTATTTATATGGATTTATCAACTTAGAAACGCTTTTTCCCTTTTATCCTTTGGACTGATTTAGGCTTTTCTAACAATTCGATCGTTGAAATGGCAAAGATACTCTCATTGCCGCTAGCAGTTAATCAATAATCACCAAAACCAATGGAATGGGTTAAGCGCTTCAAAGAACCATGCCCAGAACGTTTTTTGAAGTTCTGTTTCTTAGTACCTTTTTGCGAAAGTATTGACCGTATGCCAGCGATGATAAGGCACAGAACAGCATATATGAACACGCAAAAAAACTGCTCCCAGATACTCCATACATCATGCTCCTCTGTAGAATAATTATATCTTTTGATACCAGTTTTTAATTTATTTTATCATATTTTCCCGCTTTATTAAACGCATAGTAAAATTGATGAAGTTAAAATCTATCAGTCCAAATATAAAAATGGAGAATTCTTTGCCGCATTGTTGCTATTGTTTGTTTCATATTTTAATATAATATTTTAGAATATGTTTTAAAACGGCTCCATATATAATTCCAGACAGTTCCTTTTTTTCATAAATATGCCGAAACCCATATGATATGCACATCGTTCCTGACGACAAACTTTTCTTGATAAAAAATAAAATTATTAATTTTATTTTCTGTAATAGTACACGCCGTTTTTCTCTTCCCGGAAAATTTTACCTTCAAAGAATAAATACTGAAGATGCGAAATTGCTTCTCCAGTTGCAAACCATTGCTGGGGCTTAGGAAAATCGCTCCAGCCTTTGCATGGAATTTCCCATTTCATACGGCTTGCCACATGATATGCCGTTGTCCATTCATTATCTAAAATACATAAAACTTCATTTAACCGCTCATTATGATGACGGTAAAGCTCGTTTATTCTACCCCGCATATCGTCAATAGCCGTTCCATGCGCAGTTAAAAGCAATTCCACGTCAAGTTTTTCTACTTTCTTTAAGCTGTCCAAATAATCGCGCAAAGGGTTTTCCGCATTTAAGTCAATACAAATATTAGGCGTAATGGTTCCCAAAATGTGGTCGCCGCAAAAAAGAATTTTTTTGCCGCGATCATACAGGCACATATGCCCCGGCGTATGGCCCGGCGTTTCAACCGCCTCAAGCCTATACCCGCCGTATTCCAATATATCGCCTTCTGCAATATATGTAAAATCAAGACGCTGTTCATGGCAGTATTTACGTCCCGGATGAATATCCGTATTCCTGCCGAAATCGGCTTTAGGAAAACCATATTTTACAAACAGATCGTCAAGCATTTTCCAATACAGGTTTCCAACTTCAAAATTAATAAGTTCGCCGTCTGTTTCTCCTGCATACACCGCGCTTGATTTTTGAGCAAACTTAGGAGCAAGGCCGCAGTGATCCGAATGAAGATGGGTTATGAACAAATCTGTTTTGCTTATACCAAGTTCGTCAAAAGCGCTTTTCAGCGCTTCCTCACATTCAATCCTGTTAAATCCTGTGTCAATTAATAAGTTTTTTTCGCCTGTAATAATATATGCATTTATCTCCCTTAAAGGGTTATTGGGTAATGGAACTGCTTTTTTATATATATTTTCCGCTATTTTTGTTAACATATATATTTTTCTCCTTATTCATACAAATTCCAATAAAGCATATGTAAAAATTATTCATATTAAAAGCCGATTTCTTTCCGCATACCTTTAGCCTTGCCTACCATTGTTAAAGCTCACATTATCTCTTACGTCAATAGCTCTCCCGCTATGCATACATATTATCGGCGGCAGCCGCTTTTGTCAATACTTATGCACCGACGGAAAATATACTGCCCAGTTTCCGATATATTTAATTAATACAAACAAGCGAGACGGTTATTTCTCACACTCCATATACTTAAAACATATTTTGTTTATAAGCCTTTTTATTACCTTCGTTTATTTTGAGGTTTTCCTTCAACTCCGCGCTTAAATCCTTCAAGTTTTTCAGTTTTATACTGCATAAAATGTCCTTCGTCAAGCGCGAGCCTTATTTCCTCCATAAGAGTATTGAAAAAATAAAGGTTATGAAGCACACAAAGCCTCATTGCCAGCATTTCTTTTGCCTTAAACAAATGCCTTATATACGCTTTCGTATATCTCCTGCACGCCGGGCATTGACAAGCGCTGTCAATAGGCGTATCGTCAAGCTCAAACTTAGAATTTAACAAATTTATTTTACCGAAATTTGTATATACATGAGCATGCCTTCCATTTCTTGCCGGCAATACGCAGTCAAAAAAGTCAACTCCCCTTTCAACTGCTTCAAGTATATTTTCCGGCGTGCCCACTCCCATTAAATACGTCGGTTTATTCTGCGGAAGGAAAGGAACTGTTTCCTCTAATATATGATACATTTCCTCATGCGTTTCGCCAACCGCCAAACCCCCTATGGCATATCCGTCGAGGTCAAGTTCGGAAATTATCTTTGCATGCTCTTTTCTTATATCGTCATATATAGCTCCCTGATTTATTCCAAAAAGCATCTGCTCCTTATTTATTGTATCGTCAAGGCTGTTAAGCCTTTTCATTTCTTTTTTGCTTCGTATAAGCCACCGTGTAGTACGTTCAACTGAATTTGACACATAACTCCTGTCAGCTTTGGCCGGGGCGCACTCGTCAAATGCCATGGCTATTGTTGAGGCTAGGTTCGATTGTATCTGCATGCTTTCTTCCGGCCCCATAAATATTTTTCGTCCGTCTACATGAGAGGAAAAATATACGCCTTCTTCTTTAATTTTTCTTAGAGAAGCAAGAGAAAAAACTTGAAATCCGCCTGAATCTGTTAAAATAGGCTTATCCCAAACCATAAATTTATGAAGCCCACCCAACTGCTTTATAATTTTATCCCCAGGGCGCACATGAAGGTGATATGTGTTTGAAAGTTCAACCTGGCATTTGATATTTTCAAGATCCTCTGTACTTACCGCGCCTTTAATAGCCGCCGCCGTACCCACGTTCATAAAAACAGGTGTTTGAATAGTTCCGTGCGGGGTTACAAATTCCCCTCTCTTGGCCCTGCCGCAAGTTTTTAATAATTTATACATTATATTTCTCCTTAAATTGTTTTTTTACAGCACTGTCATCATCAGCAACAGGCAATTTTACTTGGCTTTTAATAATATTACAGTAAAATTAAACAAAGTACAAGTTTTTAGAGAATTATGATAAGATTTATGTTATACTTAGTCTTAACATATTGAAAGAATGGAGAACTATCTATGGAAAAAATTAATTTGATTGCAACCGCCGCTTTCGGGCTTGAAGCATGCGTTAAACGCGAAGTCCTCAAACTCGGATTTGAAAACGTCAGAACTTACGACGGGCGCGTTGAATTTACGGGAAACGAAGCCGACATAGTAAAAGCCAACCTCTGGCTCAGGTTTGCAAGCAAAGTGCTGATTAAAATAGGAGAATTTAAAGCAACAACATTCGACGGCCTTTTTGAGGGAGTAAAAGCGCTCGACTGGGGGAAATGGATAACTGAAGACGGAAAATTTACAGTTACCGGAAAATCAGTTAAATCGGCGCTTTTCAGCGTTTCCGACTGCCAGGCCATAACAAAAAAAGCCGTTGTGGAAAAATTAAAGCAAAAATATAAAGTTTCATGGTTTGATGAAACAGGCCCTGAATATACAATTCAGGTTGCTTTGTTAAACGATATAGCAACGCTTACAATAGATACCTCCGGCGGCAGCCTTCATAAAAGGGGTTACAGGGAAACGGCAATGGTCGCTCCTCTTAAAGAAACCCTCGCCGCGGCAATGATTGATTTAAGCTATTGGAACAAGTCAAGACCGTTTTTAGATCCGTTATGCGGTTCGGGCACAATACCCATAGAAGCCGCTATGATCGCAAGAAATATAGCCCCGGGGCTGAACCGCAAGTTTGCATGCGAACAATGGCCCCAGATAGATAAAGCTATTTGGAAAGAAGCGAGGATCGAAGCTTATAAAGCTATAGATTATGATTGTGAACTTCAAATTTACGGAAGCGATATTGATGCCGAAGCTATAGAAGTAGCAAAAGAAAACGCGGCGAAAGCAGGTGTTGACGACTGCATTGAATTTTCCGTTAAGCCATGCCAGGAAGCTGTGCTTATAGGCGATTACGGATGTATGATTACAAACCCGCCCTATGGCGAACGTATAGGAGATCTAAAGCCCGTTGAAAACCTTTATAAGGATATGGGCAGCCTTATGGCCTCAAACCCCACATGGGGCGCATATGTTTTAACATCTATGGAATATTTTGAAAAGCTTTTCGGGCGGAAAGCGGACGCCAAAAGAAAAATATTTAAC
Above is a window of Anaerotignum faecicola DNA encoding:
- a CDS encoding MBL fold metallo-hydrolase, whose translation is MLTKIAENIYKKAVPLPNNPLREINAYIITGEKNLLIDTGFNRIECEEALKSAFDELGISKTDLFITHLHSDHCGLAPKFAQKSSAVYAGETDGELINFEVGNLYWKMLDDLFVKYGFPKADFGRNTDIHPGRKYCHEQRLDFTYIAEGDILEYGGYRLEAVETPGHTPGHMCLYDRGKKILFCGDHILGTITPNICIDLNAENPLRDYLDSLKKVEKLDVELLLTAHGTAIDDMRGRINELYRHHNERLNEVLCILDNEWTTAYHVASRMKWEIPCKGWSDFPKPQQWFATGEAISHLQYLFFEGKIFREEKNGVYYYRK
- the tgt gene encoding tRNA guanosine(34) transglycosylase Tgt, with translation MYKLLKTCGRAKRGEFVTPHGTIQTPVFMNVGTAAAIKGAVSTEDLENIKCQVELSNTYHLHVRPGDKIIKQLGGLHKFMVWDKPILTDSGGFQVFSLASLRKIKEEGVYFSSHVDGRKIFMGPEESMQIQSNLASTIAMAFDECAPAKADRSYVSNSVERTTRWLIRSKKEMKRLNSLDDTINKEQMLFGINQGAIYDDIRKEHAKIISELDLDGYAIGGLAVGETHEEMYHILEETVPFLPQNKPTYLMGVGTPENILEAVERGVDFFDCVLPARNGRHAHVYTNFGKINLLNSKFELDDTPIDSACQCPACRRYTKAYIRHLFKAKEMLAMRLCVLHNLYFFNTLMEEIRLALDEGHFMQYKTEKLEGFKRGVEGKPQNKRR
- a CDS encoding class I SAM-dependent RNA methyltransferase gives rise to the protein MEKINLIATAAFGLEACVKREVLKLGFENVRTYDGRVEFTGNEADIVKANLWLRFASKVLIKIGEFKATTFDGLFEGVKALDWGKWITEDGKFTVTGKSVKSALFSVSDCQAITKKAVVEKLKQKYKVSWFDETGPEYTIQVALLNDIATLTIDTSGGSLHKRGYRETAMVAPLKETLAAAMIDLSYWNKSRPFLDPLCGSGTIPIEAAMIARNIAPGLNRKFACEQWPQIDKAIWKEARIEAYKAIDYDCELQIYGSDIDAEAIEVAKENAAKAGVDDCIEFSVKPCQEAVLIGDYGCMITNPPYGERIGDLKPVENLYKDMGSLMASNPTWGAYVLTSMEYFEKLFGRKADAKRKIFNGRIKTDYYQFYGPKPPKKQR